Proteins encoded within one genomic window of Oryza glaberrima chromosome 12, OglaRS2, whole genome shotgun sequence:
- the LOC127757400 gene encoding receptor-like protein 11 produces MSSSTKRVAHHLPSLLLTAMYILLQVQATTNTARTVVPPVRCHPDQASALLRLKHSFNATAGDYSTAFQSWVAGTDCCRWDGVGCGGADGRVTSLDLGGHQLQAGSVDPALFRLTSLKHLNLSGNDFSMSQLPVITGFEQLTELVHLDLSDTNITGEVPGSIGRLTNLVYLDLSTSFYIVEYNDDEQLTFNSDSVWQLSAPNMETLIENLSNLEELHMGMVDLSGNGERWCDNIAKYTPKLQVLSLPYCSLSGPICASFSALQALTMIELHYNHLSGSVPEFLAGFSNLTVLQLSKNKFQGSFPPIIFQHKKLRTINLSKNPGISGNLPNFSQDTSLENLFLNNTNFTGTIPGSIINLISVKKLDLGASGFSGSLPSSLGSLKYLDMLQLSGLQLVGTIPSWISNLTSLTVLRISNCGLSGPVPSSIGNLRELTTLALYNCNFSGTVHPQILNLTRLQTLLLHSNNFAGTVDLTSFSKLKNLTFLNLSNNKLLVVEGKNSSSLVLFPKLQLLSLASCSMTTFPNILRDLPDITSLDLSNNQIQGAIPQWAWKTWKGLQFIVLNISHNNFTSLGSDPFLPLYVEYFDLSFNSIEGPIPIPQEGSSTLDYSSNQFSSMPLRYSTYLGETVTFKASKNKLSGNVPPLICTTARKLQLIDLSYNNLSGSIPSCLLESFSELQVLSLKANKFVGKLPDIIKEGCALEALDLSDNSIEGKIPRSLVSCRNLEILDIGSNQISDSFPCWLSQLPKLQVLVLKSNKLTGQVMDPSYTGRQISCEFPALRIADMASNNLNGMLMEGWFKMLKSMMARSDNDTLVMENQYYHGQTYQFTATVTYKGNDRTISKILRSLVLIDVSGNAFHGAIPDTIGELVLLRGLNLSHNALTGPITSQFGRLDQLESLDLSFNELSGEIPKELASLNFLSTLNLSNNTLVGRIPDSYQFSTFSNSSFLGNTGLCGPPLSRQCDNPEEPIAIPYTSEKSIDAVLLLFTALGFGISFAMTILIVWGSHMRK; encoded by the coding sequence ATGTCATCGTCCACCAAGAGAGTTGCTCACCATCTTCCGTCATTGCTGCTAACCGCGATGTACATTCTCCTCCAAGTCCAGGCCACCACCAATACGGCACGCACCGTAGTACCACCGGTTCGGTGTCATCCGGATCAAGCCTCAGCGCTGCTCCGGCTGAAGCACTCCTTCAACGCGACCGCCGGCGACTACTCCACTGCCTTCCAGTCATGGGTCGCCGGCACAGACTGCTGCCGCTGGGATGGCGTCGGCTGCGGTGGCGCAGATGGCCGTGTCACCTCACTCGACCTGGGCGGCCACCAATTGCAAGCCGGCAGCGTCGACCCTGCATTGTTCAGGTTAACCTCACTCAAGCACCTTAACCTCTCCGGTAACGACTTCAGCATGTCCCAGCTCCCGGTGATCACCGGATTCGAGCAGCTCACTGAACTGGTTCATCTTGACCTCTCTGACACCAACATAACGGGCGAGGTGCCAGGTAGCATCGGGCGCCTTACGAACCTGGTCtacctcgacctctccaccaGTTTCTATATCGTCGAATacaacgacgacgagcagcTGACGTTCAACTCAGACTCAGTTTGGCAGCTCTCAGCGCCAAACATGGAGACCTTGATTGAAAACCTCAGCAACCTGGAGGAGCTCCATATGGGAATGGTGGATCTGTCCGGCAATGGAGAACGATGGTGTGACAACATAGCCAAATATACACCAAAGCTTCAGGTTCTAAGTTTACCTTATTGCTCACTGTCAGGTCCCATCTGTGCATCATTCTCTGCCTTGCAAGCACTCACTATGATCGAGCTTCACTATAATCACTTGTCAGGTTCAGTGCCAGAGTTCTTGGCTGGCTTCTCCAATCTCACTGTTCTTCAGCTATCCAAAAACAAGTTTCAAGGATCGTTTCCTCCCATCATCTTCCAGCACAAGAAGTTGAGAACGATCAACCTCTCCAAGAATCCTGGCATATCTGGTAATCTGCCAAATTTCTCACAGGACACTAGCTTGGAGAATCTGTTCCTCAATAACACAAACTTCACAGGTACGATTCCTGGTTCCATCATCAATCTCATATCTGTTAAGAAGTTAGACCTTGGTGCAAGTGGCTTCTCTGGATCACTGCCCTCTTCGTTAGGCAGTCTCAAATACTTGGATATGCTACAACTGTCTGGATTACAGCTAGTAGGAACCATTCCGTCGTGGATCTCAAATCTAACTTCTCTCACCGTTCTCCGGATCTCTAACTGTGGATTGTCTGGACCAGTGCCTTCTTCAATAGGAAACTTAAGGGAATTGACCACATTAGCATTGTACAACTGCAACTTTTCAGGGACGGTTCATCCACAGATCTTAAATTTGACGCGGCTACAAACTCTACTGCTCCATTCGAACAATTTTGCTGGCACGGTGGATCTCACCTCATTCTCAAAACTGAAAAACCTAACTTTCCTGAATCTCTCAAACAATAAACTACTTGTGGTAGAAGGAAAAAATAGTTCATCACTGGTATTGTTCCCCAAACTACAATTACTAAGTTTAGCATCTTGCAGCATGACAACCTTCCCAAATATCTTGAGAGACCTTCCTGACATCACTAGCCTTGACCTTTCCAATAACCAAATCCAGGGAGCTATACCTCAGTGGGCATGGAAAACATGGAAAGGCTTGCAGTTTATCGTCCTGAACATATCTCACAATAACTTTACGAGCCTCGGATCTGATCCTTTTCTGCCTCTTTATGTGGAATACTTCGATCTCAGTTTCAACAGCATTGAAGGGCCCATACCTATACCACAAGAAGGTAGTAGCACGTTAGATTACTCAAGCAACCAGTTCTCATCCATGCCTCTTCGTTACTCAACTTACCTTGGTGAAACTGTGACTTTCAAGGCGTCCAAAAACAAACTTTCTGGGAATGTTCCACCGTTGATCTGCACCACTGCTAGGAAACTGCAACTCATCGATCTATCTTATAATAACTTGAGTGGCTCAATCCCATCTTGTTTATTGGAGAGTTTCAGCGAACTACAAGTATTAAGTCTGAAAGCAAATAAATTTGTTGGAAAATTACCTGATATTATCAAGGAAGGTTGTGCACTTGAGGCATTGGACTTAAGTGACAATTCGATTGAAGGGAAGATACCCCGATCTCTAGTTTCCTGCAGAAACTTGGAGATCCTCGACATTGGAAGCAATCAGATCAGTGACTCTTTCCCATGTTGGCTTAGTCAACTTCCTAAACTTCAGGTCCTTGTCCTCAAATCTAATAAGTTGACTGGTCAAGTAATGGATCCTTCATACACAGGACGTCAAATCAGCTGTGAATTTCCAGCACTCAGAATTGCTGATATGGCATCAAATAACTTAAATGGAATGCTGATGGAAGGATGGTTTAAGATGCTCAAGTCCATGATGGCCAGGTCTGATAATGACACGTTAGTCATGGAAAATCAATATTACCATGGGCAGACATACCAGTTTACCGCTACAGTTACATACAAAGGAAATGACAGGACAATTTCCAAGATCTTGAGAAGCCTTGTGCTAATCGATGTCTCCGGTAACGCATTCCATGGTGCCATCCCAGATACCATTGGTGAACTTGTTCTGCTTCGTGGGCTTAACCTGTCACACAATGCCCTTACAGGGCCAATTACATCACAGTTTGGCAGGTTAGATCAACTTGAGTCATTGGACCTCTCTTTCAATGAGCTTTCTGGAGAGATCCCCAAGGAACTAGCATCACTGAACTTTCTTTCGACGTTGAACTTGTCGAACAACACGTTGGTTGGAAGAATACCAGACTCATATCAGTTTTCCACATTTTCCAATAGCTCTTTTTTGGGAAACACAGGTTTGTGTGGACCACCGTTATCTAGACAATGTGACAACCCTGAAGAGCCAATCGCTATACCATACACTTCAGAGAAATCCATAGATGCTGTACTTCTCCTCTTCACTGCATTGGGATTTGGCATTTCTTTTGCAATGACTATCTTGATTGTATGGGGAAGCCACATGAGAAAATGA
- the LOC127757402 gene encoding receptor-like protein 7, with translation MRSAYHLMPPVAMLLILGLADHASSTEAPAACLPDQASALLQLKRSFNATIGDYPAAFRSWVAGADCCHWDGVRCGGAGGRVTSLDLSHRDLQASSGLDDALFSLTSLEYLDLSSNDFSKSKLPATGFEKLTGLTHLDLSNTNFAGLVPAGIGRLTSLNYLDLSTTFFVEELDDEYSITYYYSDTMAQLSEPETLLANLTNLEELRLGMVMVNMSSNYGTARWCDAMARSSPKLRVISMPYCSLSGPICHSLSALRSLSLIELHYNHLSGPVPEFLAALPNLSVLQLANNMFQGVFPPIIFQHEKLTTINLTKNLGISGNLPTSFSGDSSLQSLSVSNTNFSGTIPGSISNLRSLKELALGASGFSGVLPSSIGQLKSLSLLEVSGLELVGSIPSWISNLTSLTVLKFFSCGLSGPIPASIGNLKKLTKLALYNCHFSGVIAPRLASCSISSFPNILQHLHEITFLDLSYNQIQGAIPLWAWKTLNLGFALFNLSHNKFTSIGSDHPLLPVYIEFFDLSFNNIEGVIPIPKEGSVTLDYSNNRFSSLPLNFSTYLSNTVLFKASNNSISGNIPPSICDRIKSLQLIDLSNNNLTGLIPSCLMEDADALQVLSLKDNHLTGELPDNIKEGCALSALDFSGNSIQGQLPRSLVACRNLEILDIGNNKISDSFPCWMSKLPQLQVLVLKSNKFIGQILDPSYTGGGNNCQFTKLQFADMSSNNLSGTLPEEWFKMLKSMIMDTCDNDMLMREQHLYYRGKMQSYQFTAGISYKGSGLTISKTLRTLVLIDVSNNAFHGRIPRSIGELVLLRALNMSHNALTGPIPVQFANLKQLELLDLSSNELSGEIL, from the exons ATGCGATCTGCTTACCATCTGATGCCTCCGGTAGCCATGCTACTCATCCTCGGCCTTGCTGACCATGCAAGCTCCACGGAAGCACCGGCTGCGTGCCTCCCAGACCAGGCATCGGCGCTGCTCCAGCTGAAACGCTCCTTCAACGCCACCATCGGCGACTACCCTGCCGCCTTCCGGTCATGGGTCGCCGGCGCAGACTGCTGCCACTGGGACGGCGtccggtgcggcggcgccggcggccgtgtCACCTCCCTCGACCTGAGTCACCGTGATTTGCAAGCCTCCTCAGGTCTTGATGACGCACTCTTCAGCCTAACCTCGTTGGAATACCTTGACCTCTCTTCCAACGACTTCAGCAAGTCCAAGCTCCCAGCCACAGGGTTCGAGAAGCTCACCGGGCTCACCCATCTTGACCTCTCCAACACAAACTTCGCTGGTCTGGTACCTGCCGGCATCGGCCGCCTCACCAGCCTGAACTATCTTGACCTGTCGACGACATTTTTTGTAGAGGAGTTGGACGACGAGTACAGCATCACGTACTACTACTCGGACACAATGGCACAGCTCTCGGAGCCGGAGACCTTGCTCGCAAACCTCACCAACCTGGAGGAGCTTCGCCTGGGCATGGTGATGGTGAACATGTCGAGCAACTACGGCACTGCACGGTGGTGCGACGCCATGGCCAGGTCATCGCCAAAGCTGAGGGTCATTAGCATGCCGTACTGCTCACTCTCCGGTCCCATTTGCCACTCGCTCTCGGCCTTGCGATCACTTTCATTGATAGAGCTGCACTACAATCATTTGTCTGGTCCAGTTCCTGAGTTCTTGGCTGCACTCCCCAACCTTAGTGTTCTTCAGCTTGCAAATAACATGTTTCAAGGGGTGTTTCCTCCCATCATCTTCCAGCATGAGAAACTAACAACCATTAACCTCACCAAAAATCTAGGAATCTCCGGAAATTTGCCTACTAGTTTCTCAGGTGACAGTAGCTTACAGAGTTTATCTGTCAGCAACACCAACTTCTCAGGCACAATTCCAGGTTCTATCAGCAACCTCAGATCTCTCAAGGAGTTGGCTCTTGGAGCTAGTGGTTTCTCTGGAGTGCTGCCCTCCTCCATTGGTCAGCTGAAATCCTTGTCTTTATTAGAGGTTTCTGGGTTAGAGCTAGTAGGATCCATACCATCATGGATCTCAAACCTGACTTCTCTTACTGTTCTCAAGTTCTTCAGTTGTGGCTTGTCCGGACCAATACCAGCTTCCATAGGGAACTTAAAAAAACTGACAAAATTGGCACTGTACAATTGCCACTTTTCAGGAGTGATAGCTCC ACGACTAGCATCTTGCAGTATATCTAGCTTCCCTAACATCTTGCAGCATCTCCATGAGATTACTTTTCTTGATCTTTCGTATAATCAAATCCAAGGAGCAATACCTCTGTGGGCATGGAAGACCTTGAACCTAGGCTTTGCCTTGTTCAACCTATCACATAATAAGTTTACGAGTATTGGATCTGATCACCCTTTGCTTCCTGTTTACATTGAATTCTTCGATCTCAGTTTCAACAATATTGAAGGGGTAATACCTATACCAAAAGAAGGAAGTGTCACCCTTGATTACTCCAACAACCGGTTCTCATCTCTGCCTCTCAATTTCTCTACTTACCTATCAAATACTGTCCTTTTCAAGGCCTCCAATAATAGCATATCTGGAAACATTCCACCATCGATCTGTGATAGGATTAAGAGTTTACAACTCATTGATCTCTCTAACAACAATTTGACTGGCTTAATACCATCGTGTCTGATGGAGGATGCAGATGCACTGCAGGTGCTAAGTCTAAAGGATAATCATCTTACCGGCGAGTTACCTGATAATATCAAGGAAGGTTGTGCATTAAGCGCATTAGATTTCAGCGGCAATTCGATTCAAGGACAACTACCAAGATCTTTGGTCGCTTGCAGGAATCTGGAGATCCTTGACATTGGAAACAATAAAATTAGTGACTCTTTCCCATGTTGGATGAGTAAACTTCCTCAACTTCAAGTCCTGGTCCTCAAGTCTAACAAGTTCATTGGGCAGATATTGGATCCTTCTTATACTGGAGGTGGAAACAACTGTCAATTTACGAAACTGCAGTTTGCTGATATGTCATCGAACAACCTCAGTGGCACATTGCCAGAAGAGTGGTTCAAGATGCTCAAATCAATGATAATGGACACGTGTGATAATGATATGTTAATGAGAGAACAACATCTGTATTACCGTGGCAAGATGCAGTCATACCAGTTCACTGCTGGAATCTCATACAAAGGTAGTGGCCTGACGATTTCCAAGACCTTAAGAACACTTGTACTCATTGATGTCTCAAATAACGCTTTCCATGGTAGAATCCCTAGAAGCATTGGGGAACTTGTGTTGCTTCGTGCTCTCAACATGTCTCATAATGCTCTTACGGGTCCAATCCCAGTTCAGTTTGCTAACTTGAAACAACTCGAATTGTTAGACCTCTCGTCAAATGAGCTTTCTGGGGAAATCCTTTGA